aaggaaaaagaagccGCTCCTAGACCTTTGCTtggaaattaagaaaattgttGCACAATTCGCAGTATATTGCCGAAGAagtatatttctttttcgagTTAATAATATGAGACGACTAAATATAAACAATTGCCAGCTCCAGGTAGATCCCGATAAAAGAAGACAAATGGAAGACCTTATGCTCAAGCAACTGGATGAATAAATTTCCAGTGCAGAAGCAGAGGAAGAGGGATTGGAGGCAAAATCAGAAATGGTAACGACAGATATTGAGGAActtaagaaaaagaagcaagagaTATCAAGTTCTCTGGCACAACTGGAAGCAGAATCGGACAGGCCATGAACATGGAGTCTCGTAATGCTTCCTCttggcattttttttcatactaATAGAGATCTCACGCATCCATTGGTCAAAATAGATTTTATTCATTATGTGCGTCTATTAGCAGATCTTATTTTGCGCTTGTCATCCTGATTATGGCCTGAAATTACTTCTTAAGGGCCAGatcattgaaaataaaatgttcaagTACACTTCTGAAAAGTCAATTGGTTGATATGCACTCTCATGAGTTTGTATAAACTTTCCTTGCTTACCTTTTATTCATTACCCAATGCAGATTGTCTGCCATGAGCTTGGATAAATAAGGAAGGAACCCAGGATGAGGAATTGAAATCGGAGTCCCGCATGTCTTGGTATATTTCATTGGTAACAAGTACCTGATTATACATGTATTTGTCAAATAGTTCACAGTCGATTTGATGCAATCCCTTTTCTTGTCAACTGTTACGATAGTATAACGTGAATTTTCATGCGAACCTTGTGTATGCTTTCCAGCTTTATCGTGACTACTATTTCCAACATGACAAATTCTAGTGTGCACTTTCCAAAATTCACATCATGTCAAAGATCAGATGCCACGAGTTTAAATATGCTAACACGAACAGTAACCTGAGCATCTCAGCTGGAAATTTCGACAAAATATTTGTTCAAGGGacctaaaataaataaataaacattgTACAATAAGATGAGCATATCAGCAGTGCATCAAACAAAGCAAACAATGGTAATACCATCGCTTAAAAGCCACGACACTGACCATATTTACTGATGCATAAAACTATATTGAGTGCGATGTAGAATGCTTCTTTACTTTCCTTATTCTTTACACATAGAAGAATAAAATACTCTACCAGcccaaattttcaataaaccATGTCATTTCTATCAAAAAGAAATTCGTGATTCGGCATGAATGCAGCAAAGCTAAATCAACTAACAAGCACAGACAGCTCAGATTATATACCTACAAAGTCGATGATGTGCCACCTGTCTCAAGGCCCGAAGCTTTACCGAAGAAATGCCCCATAATTATAATGCAGTTTCTATAAGGAGCATAAAATTTGTAGGGTTGAAGGGACATAAAATATTGATTATCCGATTACATAGAGGTATTACCAGTGAGAAAGGCTGAAAATTATTACTAAAGATCTATTTGAATTCAAGATAAGTTAAAGAAgttttgagaaatttttaattagcCATCCGTGCATCCGGTAACAccacataaataaatataataatgaaaGAAAAGTTTATGAAATAAGAATTCTTGAACTGTGAAATAAGagtggccaaaaaaaaaactgtaaaATAagaatgagtttttttttcttattattattacttatcacaactcaacttaaaGTCCATGAAGAATATTGGAACTAACGAAAGAGAAATATTAAGGgcaaagaaataaataaaaagccTTACAATTATATAATCGAAAgtgttttcaaaacaattaATATTAACGTTAAACAATTagctttatttaaaaaaaaagatttaacgCATCAATCTtcaataaaggaaaaaaataaataaatttggaCAGGGCTTCACCATTTTCTTCTGCTCTGCCATTTTCTCAGCTCTTCTTGCTCTGTTCACCCTTGGTCTTCTTGCGCAGAGATCTCTCAACTGTCTGCTTAGCCTTACACTAACTGAACACTCACTCAAGACAAGAACTTGTCTGCGTATATACAGATGGAAAATGAACTGTCTAGCCCACCGCCCACCGCCCACCGCCCACCGCCCACCGCCAGCCCCCCCATCCAacccccacaaaaaaaaaaagaaggagaaaAAGGGTCCTGCTTTTTCCAATTCTTTTGGAAACAGTCGGTCAAGAAAAGACATTATCTGGTCCAGCACCTGGACCGTTTAGGATTCCTCCATGCTGTTAGATCAGCAAATCCGTAATCATTGCAGTTCAGCATACAATAAATTGAAAGAGGATTCGTATCGCTTATTCCATGAATCAATCTTTCTCGGTCTGAAAACTTCCGGAGCATTTGGGATGGTTTTAGACGTGAGCTTTTGGGGAACTGGTAGCATGTTTCCATGTAACATGAGCCGTGAAATCGTAGGATGTATCACCAGATAGCCACCTCAGTGAGTATGGCACAGCATCAGAAATCTCTTTCATGTGCTCTTTCGTCAATTTCAATTTAGTGGAACCGATATTATCGTCCAAGTTCTTTATCTTAGTTGTTCCTGCAAATTATCGAGACATAACTACCAGTAAACACTCTGAAAATTCAGATCCGGGGTACAGCTAATATCTGCTCTCATGCATCTATGCATCGCATTGATAATGAAAGAACACTGCCGCCTACTCCCGGTAAAGGAAATGGCACAACAtaatttccttgttcaagAACCCAAGCGAGTGCCAGTTGTGCAGGAGAGGAGTACACCCATTCTTTTTGGCAAGGTTCTCAATCCGAAGATAGATCTTGTTCTTGTTGACATTCTCCTTCCAGAATCCAGCTAGGGTGCTTTGCCTTCTAAATTCGGTGAAACATCTCTTGTAAAATAGAAGTTCGATTTTGTATCAACATTTGGCGCCCCATGTGGGAAACTTTCAAAAAGAAATGTCACGGCTTAAGAACAAGATACAAGTAACGATGCGCTTCTCCAAACGATTGAGGTCCACTAAACCAAGTGGGTGTGCCAGATCAATGTCAATCCATGGTGGAATTATTTGGGCGATTTCAGAATGGATCGTCGAGCACGATCATGCTGTTATGAAAAGTCAGTCCATGGTCGCAAGATGCAAAGATTGGCGCATCAACACAACAAACCAATCTGCAAGGTGGGAGGGACAGGTCGAGCACGAGATCCTAAGCAGAAATTTTCAGTCACCATAAAAAATGCCCAGATGAGCAAATTTTCATCTTCGAAAATTTACATAGGAGAATCCCCATTTACCGAAGCATTACCCAGGCCCCTCCAACGGGACATGATCCAAtggaacatatatatagaaagcTGTCATGATCGATGAAATTACAAAACgctttatccaattattttaatttaatttaatagcTTGCTGCCCTATAGAGACTTTCGTTCTTTTCTTTGTCCTTTTTTCCTGtcaaataatatatgttgccggccaatatattaaattaaattaataatatctatatgtaCCCAGTTACCTAGCTAGCGGTTGGGACATGATCAGTTTCACTTTCACCTGTTCCTTTCAGATTTGGCTGAGGCGCTATATTAGTATTTGTtgttgtttcttcttcttcttcttctttgtgtttttttgTCTCAAGGATGACTGCTATTACCCCCAGCCTTCTTCAGCATCCCTTCCATCAACATGCCCTGGTCTTGCAAGAGCTGAGCGAAAGTTTCAGCTGGGAATGCAGGATCTGCCGTTTCTCTGTGGAAGGCAGTCCGGTCTACCATTGCATAGACTGCGAGTTCTTCCTCCACAAGTCGTGCGCCGAGTTGCCTCCCCGGATTCAACATCCCTCTCATCCACAGCACCCGCTTGTATTGTCCACATCAAGCCGGAGTTTTCGCTGTTATGGGTGTCGTTACGCGCTACATGGTAATTTCATCTATCAATGTCATGACTGTGAAATAGACTTACATGTGGGATGTGCAGCTGCAACTCTCCCTCCTCCTGAAAAAGAAGAGCATAAGGACGAGCAAAAGCACGAGGACAAGGACCACCACGAGGAGGAGATGATTGAGCACTTTGCGCACGACCATCCTCTTGCATCCTTCCACGTGGATGCGCCAAATTATATCAAATGCAAGGCATGCGGCCAGGGGATCTCCGGTTGCGTTTATGGTTGTCGTGCCTGCATATTCGTGCTGCACGAATTTTGCGCTCTAGCACCCCGAGAAATAATGAATCATCCTCTCCATCCACAGCACCCGCTCACCTTGCTTGCTGATCTCGAGTGTAAGATTAAATGCCATGTATGCAAGTATGACCCTCCGTTTGCATACGACTGTAATGAATGTGGTTTCATTCTCGATGTGAATTGTGCTGTTTCCATTATGCATCCTCCTCCTCGAAATGATCAGAGTCGCAGCACAGACGATAGGCGAGATCAGATCCATCATTTTTCCCACCCCCACCAACTGACATCTTTTCATTCAAAAAAGGAGCTTGAAGCCACCTGCAACGTCTGCAGGAAAGATATATCGGGTGATTTTTACTGTTGCCCTGGCTGCCCTTTCCTGCTCCACCAATCGTGCGCCGAATTGGCCCAAGAGATTGTGCACCCTCTTCATCCAGACCACCCTCTCATATGCCAACCAGGTTATCGGGATTGCTCTCTCTGCTCTGATTATGTGTGTGCCTTTGTATTCAAGTGTGAAGAGTGTCTCTTTTGCCTTCATTTGAGATGTGCTCTCCAAACTCTCTCTGCTACGAAAGAGGAATTAACTCTTAACAGTGAGCTTCTCCATAAACACCCCACGAGGCTTCAGTTTCTAACTGGGGGATATAAGTGTATTGTCTGCGAGTGGCCTGTTACAGGTCTAGGTTATGTCTGTGAAATTTGTGGCCACGTGAAGATCCATAAAACCTGTGCTGAGCTACCACGTGAATCAGAACGACATCCTATTCACCCACAGCATCTGCTCGTTCTTCTTCCTCAGCCATTCGATACATCAAAGCCTTGCTCTGCATGTCTTAAAAACATACGGAGCTCTGATAGATTCACCTTTTTCTGTGATTATTGTAAGATCCAGTTCCATGCACATTGTGCTATGAGGAGGCCAACTCTAAAACACCAGCGTCACGAGCACAACCTATCCTATTTCAAAAAGATTGGCCGCGAGCTCTACAGGGCACAATGCAATGTGTGTTATGATGATTGCAGGATTGACTTCTACCGTTGTGTTCCGTGCAACTATAATCTTCACTTCAGTTGCACGCCTCTGCCCCATTCCGTTAGACACGAGCTCCACTTCCATCCGTTGGTGCTCCATGATAGAGTTGTTGATGACTTTTATGATGAGCAATACTGCGACCTGTGTGAGACACCTAGGCATCCAGACCACGGTGTTTATTATTGCGGCGAGTGTAATTGTGCTGCTCATATCAACTGCGTCATCCCCAAGGTAAGCCACATATCCCAAAATTCCACCACATTTTCCGAAGCATTTAGTAGCTAGCCATGACTCTTTCCGAGTCATCTCAATCATAATTTCTGTCCCGGTTGGGAAAGGAATGACATTTGGAAAAACCTGAAGGAGGAAAAAGAAGCCACTCCTAGCTAGATTTTTTCGtggaaattaagaaaattgttGCACAATTCATAGTATATTGCTTAAGAactatatttcttttttgagcTAATAATATGAGACGACTAAATATAAATGATTGCCAGCTCCAGGAAGAACCCGAGAAAAGTAGACAAAGGGAAGACCTTATGCTCAAGCAACTGGATGGACAAATTTCCAGTAAAGAAGTGGAGGCGGAGGcattgaagaaaaaatcaGAAATGGTAATGAAAGATCTGGAGGAACttgagaaaaagaaacaagagATATTAAGCTCTCGGGCACAACGGGAAGCAGAGTCGGACATGCCATGAACATGGAGTCTCGTAATGCTTTCTCTTCGCA
The sequence above is drawn from the Punica granatum isolate Tunisia-2019 chromosome 5, ASM765513v2, whole genome shotgun sequence genome and encodes:
- the LOC116208262 gene encoding uncharacterized protein LOC116208262 — translated: MTAITPSLLQHPFHQHALVLQELSESFSWECRICRFSVEGSPVYHCIDCEFFLHKSCAELPPRIQHPSHPQHPLVLSTSSRSFRCYGCRYALHGNFIYQCHDCEIDLHVGCAAATLPPPEKEEHKDEQKHEDKDHHEEEMIEHFAHDHPLASFHVDAPNYIKCKACGQGISGCVYGCRACIFVLHEFCALAPREIMNHPLHPQHPLTLLADLECKIKCHVCKYDPPFAYDCNECGFILDVNCAVSIMHPPPRNDQSRSTDDRRDQIHHFSHPHQLTSFHSKKELEATCNVCRKDISGDFYCCPGCPFLLHQSCAELAQEIVHPLHPDHPLICQPGYRDCSLCSDYVCAFVFKCEECLFCLHLRCALQTLSATKEELTLNSELLHKHPTRLQFLTGGYKCIVCEWPVTGLGYVCEICGHVKIHKTCAELPRESERHPIHPQHLLVLLPQPFDTSKPCSACLKNIRSSDRFTFFCDYCKIQFHAHCAMRRPTLKHQRHEHNLSYFKKIGRELYRAQCNVCYDDCRIDFYRCVPCNYNLHFSCTPLPHSVRHELHFHPLVLHDRVVDDFYDEQYCDLCETPRHPDHGVYYCGECNCAAHINCVIPKLQEEPEKSRQREDLMLKQLDGQISSKEVEAEALKKKSEMVMKDLEELEKKKQEILSSRAQREAESDMP